Genomic window (Kiritimatiellia bacterium):
CTGGATTATATACATTTAAACCCGGTCAGGATTAAGGAGTTGGGATTGGGGAAAAAGACGCGAAAGGCTGAGCGGTCCGGAATATTGAAGCGGCCGGAACCGGAGCAGGTGGCGACTTGGTTGGGGATACTGCGTGAATATCGGTGGAGTTCTTATCACGCGTATGCGGGATATGGGACAAAGGCGGGATGGCTTGAGACGGGGAGATTGTTGGCAAGGGCGGGGAAGGGCGCTAAGGATACACGCGGTGCTTATCGTGAAAGAATCGAGGGATATATCCGGCAGGGGGTAATGGAGCCGGGATGGAGTCGTACAAAAGGATTACTGGCGATCGGTTCGGCGGCATTTTTGGAGGGAGTCAAACGGCGTGCAGGACAGATGGGGCGTGAGATGGCTGGGAAACGGGCCTATCGGGAACGAGTGGAATTTGATGTTGTGATCCGGAAAGTAGAGTGCGAAAAGGGAGAGAAGTTTAAAAACTTTTGTGATCGGCATGGCGACTGGGGGCGCGATCTGATATTATGGTTGGCGCGGCAGACGACCGGTATGACATTAAACGAGTTAG
Coding sequences:
- a CDS encoding transposase, coding for MSRQARVKIEQGWAHVMSRGLERLEIYQEDRDREHMLELVETMRERYGLIVHSYVLMPNHYHLLIEILNGNLSVAVHWLNVAYSVWYNRKYRRVGPLFQGRFRSEVVEPGWTLAVLDYIHLNPVRIKELGLGKKTRKAERSGILKRPEPEQVATWLGILREYRWSSYHAYAGYGTKAGWLETGRLLARAGKGAKDTRGAYRERIEGYIRQGVMEPGWSRTKGLLAIGSAAFLEGVKRRAGQMGREMAGKRAYRERVEFDVVIRKVECEKGEKFKNFCDRHGDWGRDLILWLARQTTGMTLNELGKRMGGMDYAAVGRAIRRFEDRCEREKGLSRIREKLKGSLVS